One window of Saprospiraceae bacterium genomic DNA carries:
- a CDS encoding gliding motility-associated C-terminal domain-containing protein, whose protein sequence is MVNFNKISSMIQTLIKRIPLLIGIYILVGFSVTKLTASHIVGGEMTYRCLGGQVYEITLTLRRDCFNGSPEAEFDDPAHIGIFDTEGNPARNVGQFGLLLLDFRNDDTLNEILKTECEVVGGDVCVHTTTYRGKIELPFAKGGYTLAYQRCCRNKTITNITDPDLVGATYSVVISEDALRYCNSSPKFGAFPPIYVCGDRMIVFDDSAKDENGDSLVYSLCVPFAGADTANSKPTRPSKPPFPLINYKAPFSLNDLLGGTPTLKIDRNTGLITGQPAAIGQYLVGVCVDEYRNGKLLSRVRRDFQYNVRFCTTNPVSRFDADKSVLCKGDSLVKFTNNSINSKSFTWYFDYPNTNYVSHDTNPEFNFPKAGKYRVALIAVRAKDCIDTNYKDIYLYDDNLLQANFGAKYGSCSDSINISFEDKSVDSLLNISNWNWFMQLNSKINTSTQQNPSLVTTDTGQLYVSLIVTSSGGCKDTIEQEFKLNRLKPMFLSDNIPICIGESTKLISNPDSRFKYTWTPSTDLSCDDCPDPIASPGSDIVYKVVITDGNCTESDSILVKVSRLLDIDISGDGIICQDSLFLKAIGGVESSVEWSDTPDFSNILKSGSFNYSGSTLDKKTFYVRAKSGANCPGSDSITVENQKIQIQTSIDSLVICEQDSFELKLLNSNANHQLTIIWKPDSSIISGQGTEHIKATLAHCGQYTFNVELENQFQCKATDSVTVRAICKPAAEFKVDKNCDNTIVTFTNLSSQGSYKWDFGDANASEEKSPVHVYAKPGRYIVKLRVDAECTNEIIRSIDVGFIMVNIRERIVSCLGKPVKLNENADTNYTYEWFPSTGLDNPLLANPTATVSQTTSYRVRIYDKFIPDCFIDREVTVFVPPPINLRVNSDIVLCYNDTLMLQAYTDSNSVVQNIDWTDQIGILIGNGYQVTRKFTDSMYVYAYATDIYGCGDVDSFKVVPIYPLHKIDGKHNLCPGADGFVEFIPLNNHTYKLNWTGKNIISLDTLYRIIVKPKDTTVYHVYYVNEYGCSFQDSFQVNISRFDPPLEATADPDTIYLGETTTLHVTKGFNKYQWIIPYDLSCLDCTDPIASPKYSILYTVKAENADGCEESVDVAVIVIRPKCNEEDVFMPNVFSPNQDNNNDILRIESKFLESVEMYIYDRWGEKVFETKDISNWWDGSYKGSELPPDVYGYYFKVVCNDGQKYSKKGNVTLLK, encoded by the coding sequence ATGGTAAACTTTAATAAAATCAGTTCGATGATACAAACGCTTATTAAAAGAATTCCTTTACTAATAGGCATCTATATACTAGTTGGATTTTCTGTTACTAAATTAACAGCCAGCCATATTGTTGGTGGAGAAATGACCTATAGATGTTTAGGCGGTCAGGTCTATGAAATCACTTTAACTTTAAGGAGAGATTGTTTTAATGGAAGTCCTGAAGCTGAGTTTGATGATCCTGCACATATTGGAATTTTTGATACAGAAGGAAACCCTGCAAGAAATGTAGGGCAATTCGGATTATTGTTATTGGATTTTAGAAATGATGATACACTCAACGAAATATTGAAAACAGAATGTGAAGTTGTAGGTGGAGATGTCTGTGTTCATACAACTACGTATCGAGGTAAAATTGAACTTCCCTTTGCTAAAGGCGGCTATACACTTGCCTATCAAAGATGTTGCAGAAATAAAACGATTACGAATATAACGGATCCAGACTTGGTGGGGGCAACTTACAGTGTTGTGATTTCCGAGGATGCATTGCGCTATTGTAACAGCTCTCCAAAATTTGGAGCATTTCCTCCTATTTATGTTTGTGGTGACCGAATGATTGTATTTGATGATTCTGCAAAAGATGAAAATGGAGATTCCTTGGTTTATAGTTTGTGTGTTCCTTTTGCAGGAGCAGATACAGCGAATTCAAAACCAACCAGACCAAGCAAACCACCATTCCCATTAATAAATTATAAAGCACCGTTTAGTTTAAATGATTTATTAGGAGGCACACCAACTCTTAAAATTGACCGAAATACCGGACTTATAACCGGGCAACCTGCTGCCATTGGACAATATTTAGTAGGTGTTTGTGTTGATGAATACCGAAATGGTAAATTACTTTCAAGAGTTCGAAGGGACTTTCAATATAATGTCCGTTTTTGTACAACCAATCCGGTTTCAAGATTCGATGCTGATAAATCTGTACTTTGCAAAGGAGATAGTCTTGTTAAATTTACAAACAACAGTATAAATTCAAAATCCTTTACCTGGTATTTTGATTATCCAAATACGAATTATGTTTCGCATGACACAAATCCAGAATTTAATTTCCCAAAAGCAGGAAAATATCGGGTAGCATTAATTGCTGTTCGTGCAAAGGATTGTATTGATACAAATTATAAGGATATCTATTTATACGATGATAATTTATTGCAAGCAAATTTTGGTGCAAAATATGGTTCATGTTCGGATAGTATAAATATTTCATTTGAGGACAAATCGGTTGATTCTTTACTAAATATTTCAAATTGGAATTGGTTTATGCAATTGAACAGTAAAATAAATACTTCAACGCAGCAAAATCCAAGTCTTGTTACAACCGACACCGGTCAATTATATGTATCACTAATTGTAACCTCATCCGGAGGGTGCAAAGACACCATTGAACAGGAATTCAAGTTAAATCGATTAAAACCAATGTTCCTATCCGATAATATTCCTATTTGCATTGGAGAATCTACAAAATTAATTAGTAATCCTGATAGCAGATTTAAATATACTTGGACTCCTTCTACTGATTTAAGTTGTGATGACTGTCCGGACCCAATTGCCAGTCCGGGTTCAGATATTGTATATAAAGTCGTTATTACTGATGGAAATTGTACAGAATCAGATTCTATTTTAGTTAAGGTCTCCCGTTTATTAGACATTGATATTTCTGGTGATGGAATTATATGTCAGGATAGTTTATTTCTAAAGGCCATCGGGGGTGTAGAATCTTCCGTGGAATGGTCTGACACTCCGGATTTTTCAAATATTCTTAAAAGTGGTTCTTTCAACTATTCCGGATCAACGCTGGATAAAAAAACATTTTATGTAAGAGCTAAGAGTGGCGCGAATTGTCCAGGTTCAGACAGCATTACGGTAGAAAATCAAAAAATTCAAATACAAACCAGCATTGATTCTTTAGTTATCTGTGAACAAGATTCCTTTGAGTTAAAATTGCTTAACTCCAATGCAAATCATCAGCTGACAATAATTTGGAAACCAGATAGTTCGATTATAAGTGGACAAGGAACTGAACATATTAAGGCCACCCTTGCACATTGTGGTCAATATACTTTTAACGTTGAACTAGAAAATCAGTTTCAATGCAAAGCAACAGATTCTGTAACGGTAAGAGCTATCTGTAAACCAGCTGCAGAATTTAAAGTAGACAAAAATTGTGATAATACCATCGTCACTTTCACAAATTTAAGCTCACAGGGAAGTTATAAATGGGATTTTGGAGATGCAAACGCATCCGAAGAAAAAAGTCCTGTTCATGTTTATGCTAAGCCTGGACGATACATAGTAAAACTCCGGGTTGACGCAGAGTGTACTAATGAGATCATAAGATCTATTGATGTTGGATTTATTATGGTAAATATTCGGGAACGTATCGTAAGTTGCCTTGGAAAACCAGTCAAATTAAATGAAAATGCGGATACCAACTATACCTACGAATGGTTTCCGTCAACCGGTTTGGATAATCCACTTTTAGCAAATCCAACCGCAACGGTTTCACAAACGACAAGCTACCGGGTTCGGATTTATGATAAGTTCATACCGGATTGTTTTATTGATCGGGAAGTGACTGTATTTGTACCACCACCAATTAATCTTAGAGTAAATTCAGATATTGTTTTGTGCTACAATGATACCCTAATGTTGCAAGCTTATACGGATTCCAACTCGGTAGTTCAAAATATTGATTGGACTGATCAAATCGGAATTTTGATTGGAAATGGCTATCAGGTTACTCGGAAATTTACAGATTCAATGTATGTGTATGCCTATGCAACAGATATATATGGTTGCGGGGATGTTGACTCCTTTAAAGTAGTCCCAATTTATCCATTGCACAAAATAGATGGTAAACACAACTTATGTCCTGGAGCGGATGGATTTGTTGAATTTATACCCTTAAATAATCACACGTATAAATTAAATTGGACAGGTAAAAATATAATTTCACTGGATACACTGTACCGTATTATTGTAAAACCAAAAGACACCACTGTTTACCATGTTTATTATGTAAATGAATATGGGTGTTCATTTCAGGATAGTTTTCAAGTAAATATCAGTCGATTTGATCCCCCATTGGAAGCGACAGCAGATCCGGATACCATTTACTTGGGAGAAACTACCACATTGCATGTAACCAAAGGATTTAATAAGTATCAGTGGATTATTCCTTATGATTTAAGTTGTTTGGATTGTACAGATCCGATTGCATCACCAAAATATTCAATTTTGTATACTGTAAAAGCTGAAAATGCTGATGGATGTGAAGAAAGTGTTGATGTTGCTGTGATTGTAATCAGGCCTAAATGTAATGAAGAAGACGTTTTTATGCCCAATGTGTTTAGTCCAAATCAGGATAACAACAATGATATCCTACGAATAGAAAGTAAATTTCTTGAATCCGTTGAAATGTATATTTACGATCGATGGGGTGAAAAAGTGTTTGAAACAAAAGACATTTCAAATTGGTGGGATGGTAGTTATAAAGGATCGGAACTTCCTCCGGACGTTTATGGTTATTATTTTAAAGTGGTCTGCAACGACGGGCAGAAATATTCTAAAAAAGGAAACGTCACATTATTAAAATAA
- a CDS encoding PorP/SprF family type IX secretion system membrane protein, translating to MSRIRRFILLIVFLNMYCLVNGQDIHHSQFYTSPLNLNPGLTGIFNGDQRLALNYRRQWFVEDIVRYMTLTGSYDIRIYPKKWTTKGRWNAGLLFNYDQAGDSKLGLANLGLSISYTYPITNQNLISLGILGGFSQRQFKTEELQWDAQWVDNFDPNRPTGENLSNTSNHYFDLGTGINYRWQKSSRTKIDLGAAAYHLTRPEQKFFDQSLSIELPIRFNINIQPAIKLASSFDLLLHGQYQLQQAYRELVVGGYGKFYLNQKRGKELNLLIGLASRLDDAIVPKIAVEYKTWYAGFSYDITTSGFKNIVNNQGGPEFSLMYILVKAHPLTVLKSCPIF from the coding sequence ATGAGTCGTATCCGGCGGTTTATTTTACTGATCGTTTTTCTTAATATGTACTGTCTTGTAAATGGACAGGATATACACCATTCTCAATTTTATACATCTCCTTTAAATTTAAATCCTGGATTAACCGGTATTTTTAATGGGGATCAAAGGTTGGCTTTAAATTATCGCAGACAATGGTTTGTAGAGGACATTGTTCGTTATATGACACTTACCGGTTCTTATGATATCCGAATTTATCCAAAAAAATGGACTACAAAGGGACGATGGAACGCCGGATTACTGTTTAATTACGACCAAGCTGGAGATTCTAAATTAGGTTTGGCAAATTTAGGTTTAAGTATATCCTATACTTATCCAATCACCAATCAAAATTTGATTAGCCTTGGTATTTTAGGGGGATTTTCACAAAGACAATTTAAAACGGAAGAATTGCAATGGGACGCCCAATGGGTGGATAATTTTGACCCCAACAGACCAACCGGTGAAAATTTATCCAATACTTCAAATCATTATTTTGATTTAGGAACAGGAATTAATTACAGATGGCAAAAATCAAGCAGGACAAAAATCGATTTAGGGGCTGCAGCCTATCACTTGACCAGACCAGAGCAAAAGTTTTTTGACCAATCTTTATCCATTGAACTTCCCATTCGTTTTAATATTAATATACAGCCTGCTATTAAACTTGCCAGTTCATTTGACCTGTTATTGCATGGGCAGTATCAACTTCAACAAGCTTACCGTGAATTGGTGGTAGGTGGTTATGGAAAATTTTATCTCAATCAAAAACGTGGAAAAGAATTAAATCTATTAATAGGACTAGCTAGCCGATTGGATGATGCCATTGTTCCCAAAATTGCTGTAGAATATAAAACCTGGTATGCAGGATTTAGTTATGATATTACGACTTCAGGTTTTAAAAACATTGTAAACAATCAAGGTGGGCCCGAATTTTCACTCATGTACATTTTAGTGAAAGCACATCCATTGACTGTTTTAAAATCTTGTCCAATATTTTAA
- a CDS encoding PD40 domain-containing protein, giving the protein MLHLVFIDSNGQSLTRVLEAAEKSLASKNYFDAYSKYREALEFEPTNVSYLYKTAECARLFGAYKMAAIFYDSVLHHELNNFYPLTGFWLGQVKQIQGDYSNAILAFKIFNSEHSGEDSSYLTVAKKEIQACEWASEQLKYPIKGLTMERMSDQINSQFSDFAPELFKDDLVYSSLRFENKKNTTIPKRYNSKILLSHKSEFPSELLPTDYIAEGLNIAHTSYNKDYTKVYFTICEDLNDYDKRCDLFTSTIDVSGNWSAPVKLPDFINTTGSTSTQPHLCYLDNDVNPTLFYVSNRSKGKGGLDIWYVKIDEAGNYSEPVNCADINTNTDDITPYYHPKSKTLYFSSKGYLGMGGFDIYHSKYIDQSWAIPKNIGVPVNSSFDDVYYVITNLDTVAYLASNRTGTQFLDDASEACCLDLFKIHLLPCDINLDAFVYQYYTKKELKNVSISLIDLDRPTAPRITINTEQTNTYRFAILCDKNYKLIATKQGYLPDSISFNTGKPAEFINITKKLFLKPNAISLDVLSFHKITKDTLHAVTISLIDLDHPQRDTIVITNLNTNLSQFNIIPCHKYKIIGSKPDFATSVVYLNIDCATDTIVVQKIYLEPELYSLLPISLYFDNDRPDPNTFKRHTLLKYSKTYEAYYAKKLIF; this is encoded by the coding sequence ATGTTACATTTGGTTTTCATTGACTCCAATGGACAAAGTTTAACACGTGTTTTAGAGGCTGCTGAAAAATCACTTGCCTCAAAAAATTATTTTGATGCATATTCTAAATATAGAGAAGCATTAGAATTTGAACCCACCAATGTATCTTATTTATATAAAACAGCAGAATGTGCCAGATTATTTGGTGCCTATAAAATGGCTGCCATATTTTATGATAGTGTATTACACCATGAATTAAATAATTTTTATCCGCTTACGGGATTTTGGTTAGGTCAGGTAAAGCAAATTCAAGGGGATTATTCAAATGCAATTCTTGCTTTTAAAATTTTTAACTCAGAACATTCAGGAGAAGATTCAAGCTATCTTACTGTAGCTAAAAAAGAAATACAGGCTTGTGAGTGGGCTTCTGAACAGCTCAAATATCCAATAAAAGGATTGACCATGGAAAGGATGTCTGATCAGATAAACTCCCAATTCTCAGACTTCGCACCTGAATTATTTAAAGATGATTTAGTTTATTCATCCCTTCGTTTTGAAAACAAAAAGAATACAACAATTCCAAAACGATACAATTCAAAAATATTACTAAGCCATAAATCTGAATTTCCAAGTGAGTTGCTTCCCACAGATTATATTGCTGAAGGATTAAACATTGCACATACCAGTTATAATAAGGATTATACAAAAGTCTATTTTACTATTTGTGAAGATTTAAATGATTATGACAAACGGTGTGATTTATTTACCAGTACAATTGATGTTTCAGGGAATTGGTCAGCTCCAGTTAAATTGCCTGATTTTATAAATACTACGGGTAGCACCAGTACACAACCTCATCTCTGTTACTTAGATAATGATGTGAATCCAACATTGTTTTACGTGTCTAATAGATCAAAGGGTAAAGGGGGTCTGGATATTTGGTATGTAAAAATAGATGAAGCAGGAAATTATTCTGAGCCCGTAAACTGCGCAGATATAAACACAAACACAGATGATATAACTCCATATTATCATCCAAAATCCAAAACGCTCTATTTTTCTTCTAAGGGGTATCTTGGAATGGGTGGATTTGATATTTATCATTCTAAATATATAGATCAATCCTGGGCAATTCCTAAAAACATTGGAGTTCCTGTTAATAGTAGCTTTGATGATGTATATTATGTAATTACCAATCTGGACACCGTGGCGTATTTAGCTTCCAACAGGACAGGAACACAGTTTTTGGATGATGCAAGTGAAGCTTGTTGTCTTGATTTATTTAAAATTCATTTACTGCCTTGCGATATTAATTTAGATGCATTCGTTTATCAATATTACACTAAAAAGGAATTAAAAAATGTAAGTATAAGTCTTATTGACTTAGACCGACCAACTGCTCCACGAATTACTATAAACACAGAACAAACAAATACGTATCGATTTGCAATCCTATGTGATAAAAATTACAAATTAATAGCTACTAAACAAGGTTATTTGCCCGATTCCATTAGTTTCAATACCGGCAAACCTGCTGAGTTTATTAATATAACTAAGAAATTATTTTTAAAACCCAATGCAATTTCACTTGATGTCTTAAGTTTTCATAAAATAACAAAAGACACCTTGCATGCAGTAACAATTAGTTTGATTGATCTGGATCACCCTCAAAGAGATACGATCGTAATTACAAACCTAAATACAAATTTAAGCCAGTTCAATATTATACCCTGTCATAAGTATAAAATTATCGGATCTAAACCTGATTTTGCAACCTCAGTTGTGTATTTAAACATTGACTGCGCTACCGATACTATTGTCGTTCAAAAAATATATTTGGAGCCTGAACTATATAGTTTACTTCCAATTAGTTTATATTTTGATAATGACCGACCCGACCCAAATACTTTTAAGCGACATACTCTTTTAAAATATTCAAAAACATACGAAGCATATTACGCTAAAAAATTGATTTTCTAA
- a CDS encoding gliding motility-associated C-terminal domain-containing protein gives MKRNWNLRSPKDNLNSMDLNPVFKLQGDSLIEISLTITDENGCTASIQKSILVNLIEVNLIASELSICNGDSVHLVKNPNPRLTYKWSPTNTLDLSNPSDPIAKPSTTTTYSVTITDGPCSAIRQITILVKDKLNLKLQADTIVCDGKFDITASSDSSTVFSWSNNRLFNPTYFTGSHYSDTISGTRKFYVKAGIGAQCAAIDSITISNKALKLNFKKEYLICAGDSIQISIQNLNAADTLLIAWEANPIIISPLNQSNIQVSCPNPGRYVLRFTIKNQFNCSLSDSIIINAANASLPDLTVETACGSLEIRVKTTSAGKIHWDFGDGIGQSTNKIDRYVYNKTGTYRIVLESDSVCKRTSEREITVIKLFSTVLDSLVSCDGIIHLNPSADSSFKYEWSPSEGLDDPNIPNPKTTLSSNKKYYVKIYDPRYPDSCFIRDSICIVVPTAIQLLAGPDTTLCAKSSILLKANSNFTGLKLIWCNSENKEIGSGPEIKVEPEKTTFYIVKAIDAYGCEKADTVHVTLYEFIANISGQPIICKGDSVKLILHISKGDSLHFEWFPKEGISGNDKDTCIFVKPAFDQLYKVIVTNSFGCSWEASYLVNVTDIQNQLVVDADPKQIVPGQKTQLTATFNANWKYNWKPNDGSLSDSSIYNPIATPIKTTSYTVTIVDENGCTASASITIIVNDCSESVFVPNAFSPNNDSKNDILFVRSRSSAVTEIDFQIYNRWGERVFKTSDINIGWDGRYKGELLSPDVFGYGLKFKCFENKEYAKKGNITLLK, from the coding sequence GTGAAACGAAATTGGAATCTTAGAAGTCCAAAGGACAATTTAAATTCAATGGATTTAAATCCTGTTTTTAAATTACAAGGAGATAGCCTGATTGAAATCAGTTTAACCATAACGGATGAAAATGGATGCACCGCAAGCATTCAAAAATCCATTTTAGTAAATCTGATCGAAGTTAATTTAATCGCCAGTGAATTAAGTATTTGCAACGGAGATTCTGTACACTTGGTGAAAAACCCAAACCCCCGATTGACTTACAAATGGAGTCCGACCAATACCCTGGATTTATCAAACCCAAGTGACCCCATTGCAAAGCCATCCACAACTACGACCTATTCTGTTACAATAACAGATGGACCTTGTTCGGCTATCCGGCAAATTACAATACTCGTTAAAGATAAATTGAATTTAAAGTTACAAGCTGATACCATTGTTTGCGATGGAAAATTTGATATAACAGCTTCATCCGATTCTTCAACCGTTTTTTCCTGGTCAAACAACCGTCTATTTAATCCGACTTATTTTACTGGCTCTCATTATTCAGATACGATTAGTGGAACTCGAAAATTTTATGTGAAGGCTGGAATTGGGGCGCAATGTGCAGCAATTGATTCAATTACGATTTCAAACAAAGCACTTAAACTGAACTTCAAAAAAGAATATTTAATTTGTGCTGGAGATTCGATTCAAATATCTATTCAAAATCTCAATGCTGCAGATACCCTTTTGATTGCATGGGAAGCAAATCCAATTATCATCAGTCCTTTAAATCAATCAAACATTCAAGTATCTTGCCCAAACCCTGGACGATACGTGTTGCGATTTACAATTAAAAATCAATTTAATTGCAGTCTTTCTGATAGTATTATAATTAATGCAGCCAATGCCTCATTACCAGATCTTACCGTTGAAACAGCTTGCGGATCATTAGAAATACGAGTAAAAACAACCAGTGCCGGAAAAATCCACTGGGATTTTGGTGATGGGATTGGACAATCCACCAATAAAATAGATCGCTACGTTTATAACAAAACTGGAACATACCGAATTGTATTAGAATCAGATTCAGTTTGTAAACGAACCAGTGAGCGTGAAATTACTGTTATTAAATTGTTTTCTACGGTATTGGATTCGTTAGTAAGTTGTGACGGTATTATCCACCTCAATCCTTCAGCTGATAGTTCATTTAAATATGAATGGTCACCGAGTGAAGGATTAGATGATCCAAATATTCCGAATCCAAAGACCACCCTTAGTTCAAACAAAAAGTATTATGTAAAAATTTATGATCCCAGGTATCCTGACAGTTGTTTTATTAGGGATAGTATATGTATTGTAGTTCCAACAGCTATCCAATTGCTCGCCGGTCCAGATACAACGCTGTGTGCTAAAAGCAGCATCCTATTAAAAGCCAATAGCAATTTCACAGGACTTAAATTGATTTGGTGTAATTCAGAAAACAAAGAAATTGGTTCAGGCCCAGAAATTAAAGTTGAACCTGAAAAAACAACTTTTTACATTGTAAAAGCTATCGATGCATATGGATGTGAAAAGGCTGATACAGTCCATGTTACTTTATACGAATTTATTGCCAACATCTCTGGTCAGCCAATCATCTGCAAAGGGGATAGTGTGAAATTAATATTACACATTTCAAAAGGGGATAGCCTGCATTTTGAATGGTTTCCTAAAGAAGGTATATCAGGCAATGATAAAGATACTTGTATTTTTGTAAAACCAGCGTTTGATCAACTTTATAAAGTGATCGTAACAAATTCATTTGGCTGTAGTTGGGAAGCAAGCTATCTGGTAAATGTAACTGATATTCAAAATCAATTAGTAGTCGATGCAGATCCTAAACAAATAGTTCCTGGTCAGAAAACACAGCTTACCGCTACTTTCAATGCGAATTGGAAATACAATTGGAAACCCAATGATGGCAGCTTATCAGATTCTTCAATTTATAATCCAATAGCAACACCAATTAAAACAACGAGCTATACGGTGACCATTGTAGATGAAAATGGTTGTACTGCTTCAGCTTCTATTACAATTATTGTTAACGACTGTTCAGAATCTGTTTTTGTTCCCAATGCATTTAGTCCAAACAACGATTCAAAAAATGATATTCTTTTTGTAAGGTCTCGTTCCAGTGCTGTAACTGAAATAGATTTTCAGATTTACAATCGATGGGGTGAACGCGTATTCAAAACTTCTGACATCAACATTGGATGGGATGGTCGATATAAAGGTGAGTTGCTTAGTCCGGATGTATTTGGCTATGGCTTGAAGTTTAAATGCTTCGAAAACAAAGAATACGCTAAGAAAGGCAATATTACTTTATTAAAATAA
- a CDS encoding class I SAM-dependent methyltransferase: protein MISITTCPICNLERFERFLKIKDHSISGEYFNLELCASCRFIITSPRPDTEQLGTYYQSENYISHSDTNTGLVNKIYRRIRQFTIKQKIALIRKLHQNPKLLDIGSGAGYFLNECQAQGFHCFGIEPDFNTRSNSVNKFNINVFDEVYMNQIPAESIDVITMWHVLEHVPELNKRLEEIRKILKQNAYLIIAVPNCNSFDASYYKEYWAGYDVPRHLWHFTPETITNLLSHYSFLHVETKPMYFDAYYVAMLSEKYKGNLAGLARGFVTGFISNAIAFFSKNNRYSSQIYIFRKQ from the coding sequence ATGATTTCGATTACTACATGTCCCATATGCAATCTGGAACGGTTTGAACGCTTCTTAAAAATCAAAGACCATTCGATTTCAGGTGAATATTTTAATCTAGAACTATGTGCATCCTGCCGCTTTATAATTACTTCACCAAGACCTGACACAGAACAACTTGGCACCTATTATCAATCGGAAAATTATATTTCTCATAGTGATACAAATACTGGTCTTGTTAATAAAATCTATCGCAGAATAAGACAATTTACAATAAAACAAAAAATTGCATTAATAAGGAAACTTCATCAAAACCCTAAGCTTTTAGATATAGGCAGTGGGGCAGGATACTTTTTAAATGAATGTCAAGCCCAGGGGTTCCATTGCTTTGGAATAGAACCTGACTTCAACACAAGATCCAATTCTGTAAACAAATTTAATATTAACGTATTTGATGAAGTGTATATGAATCAAATACCTGCTGAAAGCATTGATGTAATCACGATGTGGCATGTTTTAGAGCATGTTCCAGAATTAAATAAACGATTGGAAGAAATCAGAAAAATATTAAAGCAAAACGCATATTTAATAATTGCTGTTCCTAATTGCAATTCATTTGATGCAAGCTATTATAAGGAATATTGGGCAGGGTATGATGTGCCAAGGCATTTATGGCATTTTACTCCAGAGACTATTACAAATCTATTAAGTCATTATTCTTTTTTACATGTTGAAACCAAACCAATGTATTTTGATGCGTATTATGTTGCCATGCTTAGTGAAAAATACAAAGGAAATTTAGCAGGATTGGCAAGAGGATTTGTAACTGGTTTCATTTCAAATGCAATTGCATTTTTTTCAAAAAACAATCGATATTCCAGTCAAATTTATATTTTCAGAAAACAATAA
- a CDS encoding DUF479 domain-containing protein: MNFLAHLNLAYPSEQLLAGNYICDFITKHQEKEIHQSFQAGIKMHRWIDHFSNNHTEILQINKLFHSQIHKYAPVGTDIVCDYLLYRNWDLHNLKSFDTFQDDCYNKLNRMVAFMPIRIGTICSMMIQDNWLLQYTNLTRLENVCKRLNIKAKFPVDFRSILPILEKHEAQLTECFNRFYMDCKNETSERFNPQSEMTK, from the coding sequence ATGAATTTTCTCGCTCATTTAAACCTTGCGTACCCTTCAGAACAACTGCTTGCCGGTAATTATATCTGTGATTTTATTACAAAGCATCAGGAAAAAGAGATTCATCAATCATTTCAAGCTGGAATTAAAATGCATCGTTGGATTGATCACTTTTCAAATAATCACACTGAAATACTCCAGATAAATAAATTATTTCACTCACAAATCCATAAATATGCCCCGGTTGGTACTGACATTGTGTGTGACTATTTATTATATAGAAACTGGGATTTACATAATTTGAAAAGCTTTGATACTTTTCAAGATGATTGCTATAATAAATTAAATCGAATGGTAGCGTTTATGCCAATAAGAATTGGAACTATTTGCAGTATGATGATTCAAGATAATTGGCTTTTGCAATACACCAATTTAACCAGACTTGAAAACGTGTGTAAAAGATTGAATATAAAAGCAAAATTTCCTGTTGATTTTAGAAGTATTTTGCCCATTTTAGAAAAACATGAAGCACAATTAACAGAATGCTTCAATAGATTTTACATGGATTGCAAAAATGAAACTTCAGAACGATTTAACCCTCAAAGTGAAATGACAAAGTAA